Part of the Methylomonas rapida genome is shown below.
GGTGCAGCATGCCGTGGTCGAGAGCGGTTTCGTGACCAAAGCTGAAATCGAAAGCTTTTTCAAGCTCCAGAATCAAACCCGGGATGTCGAGTATCTGACGGTACCCCTGGCCTCATCCAGCGAATTGCCGGCGGATGACGAGATAAATGCCTATTATCAACAACATCAAGAGGCTTACCAAACCCCGGAGCGGGCCGTCATCAGCTATGTGGAATTATCCTTGGATGATTTGGCTAAGGATGTCAGCGCGTCCGATGAGCAATTGAAAGCCTATTACGAAGAGCAAAAGGCGCAATACACTACGCCGGAAAGACGCAAGATCAGTCACATCCTGTTTGCGTTTGGCAAGGACAGTGCCGATGATCAACAAGCCTTGCAAAGAGCATTGAAGGCCAAGCAAGATTTGGCAAACAAGGATTTTGCCGCGTTGGCCGCGGAAGTATCCGATGACAAACTGACCGCGAAGAATGGCGGCGATCTGGGTTTGTTCAATGTCGGCGTGATGGAAAAATCCTTTGAAGAGGCCGCTAGCCAGTTGAAGCAAGGCGAAGTTTCGGAGCCGGTCAAATCCGCCTTTGGTTATCATTTGATCAAGGTGACCGAGTTGGCGCCGGGCGAGATCAAGCCTTACGAGGCGGTAAAATCGGAATTGACCAAGGCGTATAAAAAAGCCCAAATCGAAAGTCGCTTTAGTGAGCTGGGAGAAAAACTCAGCGAAGTGAGTTACGAAAATCCGGATAATCTGGATGCCGCAGCGAAGTTGCTTGGGGTGCCGGTCAAGACATCGGCGCCGTTTACCCGTGATGCCGGTGAAGGTGTTGCTGTCGATGAAAAAGTCCGCTTGGCGGCTTTTTCCGAAGATGTGTTGAAGGGTAATAATAGCGAGCCGATCGAGATTGGCAGCGAGAAATTGGTGGTTTTGCGCATGCAATCTCATACGCCTGCTGCCGCCAAGGATCTCAAGGAAGTCAAGGCGGACGTGATTGCTGCGATACAAAAAGAGAAGGCGCTGAAGCAAGTCGTGGAAAAGGCCGATAAGCTCAAGGCTGAATTGGTTGCCGGTAAGCCGATTGCGGATGTGGCTTCCGCGACTGCTTTGACGGTCAAGAAAGTGGCTGGCTTGAGTCGCAATGCTGGCGATGTGGACCCGGCCGTCAGGCAGGCAATTTTCCGGGCGGCCAAGCCGCGGGCAAATCGTCCGAGTATCGTGGTGATCGATGAGCCTGCTGGCGGTAAAATTGTCGCCAGTAT
Proteins encoded:
- a CDS encoding SurA N-terminal domain-containing protein; amino-acid sequence: MLLEIREKVQGVFASIILVLICVLFGLWGIQNYLGGGKEAPVVTVGDKDFFQRDVTQAYQQFAQNLAGMKFDEETLKKQAVQKLIRDEVLLQYAQEQNLVITDETARNFIQSLEYFQKDGQFDKGQYQALLSSQGMSSDDFVNRVKKALMMEQVQHAVVESGFVTKAEIESFFKLQNQTRDVEYLTVPLASSSELPADDEINAYYQQHQEAYQTPERAVISYVELSLDDLAKDVSASDEQLKAYYEEQKAQYTTPERRKISHILFAFGKDSADDQQALQRALKAKQDLANKDFAALAAEVSDDKLTAKNGGDLGLFNVGVMEKSFEEAASQLKQGEVSEPVKSAFGYHLIKVTELAPGEIKPYEAVKSELTKAYKKAQIESRFSELGEKLSEVSYENPDNLDAAAKLLGVPVKTSAPFTRDAGEGVAVDEKVRLAAFSEDVLKGNNSEPIEIGSEKLVVLRMQSHTPAAAKDLKEVKADVIAAIQKEKALKQVVEKADKLKAELVAGKPIADVASATALTVKKVAGLSRNAGDVDPAVRQAIFRAAKPRANRPSIVVIDEPAGGKIVASISQVKEGVMTEADKAKQVQLEKNMATAFGRTQFEAVLNQLQANADITIRSPKQ